A section of the Arcobacter roscoffensis genome encodes:
- a CDS encoding FAD-dependent oxidoreductase, giving the protein MQYDVIIIGAGASGLTAALNAKKNGAKVAVIAKTLPTHSQTVQAQGGINAVLYEDDDSVEQHIEDTYKGSYNISNKRNIEYMCKNAKDTILWLDSIGVPFNRNKNDKIAQRKFGGTKKIRTCYSSDYTGLKIVHTLYDQCISNDIQFYNEHQVLELIVSNNECFGCIAYDIVDGKVKEFMSKSTILATGGYAGIYKNHTTNSLSTTADGIAIAFKAGADLSNMEFVQFHPTTLENTNILISESARGEGGLLLDENENRFIDELSTRDEISREIFKKIVKKEKVYLDLRHIEKEKIEELIPQEMRLASEFSNIDISKELLPITPAAHYSMGGIKTDINTNTSIKSLYACGECAQTDIHGANRLGGNSLLEIVTFGKIAGINATKNLSTETINQETINKYINQNKSKIKTLLQRDKSSYSIHKTKNTLGDLMFKKAGLFREEETLLSLSKELEALEASLDSIHIDDKSSIYNKNLLEYFELENSICVSKTLIFSAMKRKESRGSHYREDFNKANKLYEKPSILTYKNDQIDLNFEDIK; this is encoded by the coding sequence ATGCAATATGATGTAATTATTATTGGAGCAGGGGCTTCGGGTTTAACAGCTGCATTGAATGCAAAAAAAAATGGTGCAAAAGTTGCTGTTATAGCAAAAACACTTCCTACTCACTCACAAACAGTTCAAGCTCAAGGTGGTATTAATGCCGTTTTATATGAGGATGATGATAGCGTAGAGCAGCATATTGAAGATACATATAAAGGCTCATATAATATTTCAAATAAAAGAAATATTGAATATATGTGTAAAAATGCTAAAGATACTATTTTGTGGCTTGATAGCATAGGTGTTCCTTTTAATAGAAATAAAAATGACAAAATAGCTCAAAGAAAATTTGGTGGAACTAAAAAAATACGTACTTGTTATAGTAGTGACTATACAGGCTTAAAGATAGTTCATACACTTTATGATCAATGTATATCAAATGATATACAGTTTTATAATGAACATCAAGTCCTAGAACTAATAGTGTCAAATAATGAGTGTTTTGGTTGTATTGCCTATGATATAGTTGATGGTAAAGTTAAAGAGTTTATGTCAAAAAGCACTATATTAGCAACAGGTGGGTATGCAGGTATATATAAAAATCATACAACAAACTCTTTATCTACAACTGCTGATGGTATTGCTATAGCATTTAAAGCAGGTGCGGATTTATCTAATATGGAGTTTGTACAATTTCATCCAACTACTTTAGAAAATACAAATATTCTTATAAGTGAAAGTGCTAGAGGTGAGGGTGGATTATTATTAGATGAAAACGAAAATAGATTTATTGATGAACTTTCAACTAGAGATGAAATCTCAAGAGAAATATTTAAAAAAATAGTAAAAAAAGAAAAAGTATATCTTGATTTAAGACATATAGAAAAAGAAAAAATTGAAGAGCTAATTCCTCAAGAGATGAGACTTGCAAGTGAATTTTCAAATATTGATATATCAAAAGAACTACTTCCTATTACACCAGCTGCTCATTATAGTATGGGTGGAATTAAAACAGATATAAATACAAATACATCAATAAAATCACTTTATGCATGTGGAGAGTGTGCTCAAACAGATATACATGGGGCAAATAGACTTGGTGGAAATTCACTACTTGAAATAGTTACATTTGGAAAAATCGCAGGAATAAATGCCACGAAAAATTTAAGTACTGAAACTATAAATCAAGAGACTATAAATAAATATATAAATCAAAATAAATCAAAAATAAAGACTTTACTACAAAGAGATAAATCAAGTTATTCTATACACAAAACAAAAAATACCCTAGGAGATTTGATGTTTAAGAAGGCAGGTTTATTTAGAGAGGAAGAGACTTTATTATCATTAAGTAAAGAGCTTGAAGCTCTTGAAGCTTCACTTGATTCAATTCATATTGATGATAAATCAAGTATATATAACAAGAACCTTCTTGAATATTTTGAATTAGAAAACTCTATTTGTGTATCAAAAACATTGATTTTTAGTGCCATGAAAAGAAAAGAAAGTAGGGGTTCTCATTATAGAGAAGACTTCAATAAAGCAAATAAACTTTATGAAAAGCCTTCAATACTTACATATAAAAATGATCAAATAGACTTAAATTTTGAGGATATAAAATGA
- a CDS encoding TRAP transporter substrate-binding protein produces the protein MKKMIGKLGVTSVILIAMSMSAQAKEKVYKLKMATTWGKAATPLIDTAHNLSKMAEEMSNGRLLIRVDSSNKHKAPLGVFDMVKGGQYDMGHTASYYWKGKDINTLPFTSMPFGLTAPEQYAWFYHGGGLELMQKVYSKHNLLSFPGGNTGVQMGGFFRKEIKTLEDLKGLKMRIPGFAGEVMAKLGIQVTNIAPGELYTALDRNTIDALEWVGPSMDINMGFHKIAPYYYTGWHEPASELQVIVNKRKFNKLPKDLQTILTTAIRVSAYDMYIHNYDMNATAWAKMKKEQPNIKVKTFSKEIMDAMKKANQELRNEMSAKSPLLKEVLDSQDAYMKKAREWTKMSDYLYLKDNL, from the coding sequence ATGAAAAAAATGATAGGAAAATTAGGTGTAACATCTGTAATACTTATTGCAATGTCAATGTCAGCACAGGCTAAAGAGAAAGTTTATAAATTAAAGATGGCTACAACATGGGGTAAAGCTGCTACTCCACTTATTGATACTGCACACAATCTATCTAAAATGGCAGAAGAGATGTCAAATGGAAGACTTTTAATTAGAGTTGATTCTTCAAATAAACATAAAGCGCCTTTAGGTGTTTTTGATATGGTAAAAGGTGGACAATATGACATGGGTCATACTGCTTCTTATTATTGGAAAGGTAAAGATATAAACACTTTACCATTTACTTCAATGCCTTTTGGTTTAACAGCACCTGAACAATATGCATGGTTTTATCACGGTGGTGGTTTAGAACTTATGCAGAAGGTTTATTCTAAGCATAATCTTTTATCTTTCCCTGGTGGAAATACTGGTGTTCAAATGGGTGGTTTCTTTAGAAAAGAAATTAAGACACTTGAAGACTTAAAAGGTCTTAAGATGAGGATTCCAGGATTTGCTGGAGAGGTTATGGCTAAACTTGGTATTCAAGTTACAAATATAGCTCCAGGTGAATTATATACAGCTTTAGATAGAAATACGATTGATGCACTTGAGTGGGTTGGTCCATCAATGGATATAAATATGGGATTTCATAAAATTGCTCCTTATTACTACACAGGTTGGCATGAGCCAGCATCAGAACTACAAGTTATTGTAAATAAAAGAAAGTTTAATAAACTACCAAAAGATTTACAAACTATTTTAACAACAGCTATTAGAGTTAGTGCTTATGATATGTATATTCACAACTATGATATGAATGCAACAGCATGGGCAAAAATGAAAAAAGAACAGCCTAATATTAAAGTTAAAACTTTCTCAAAAGAGATTATGGATGCTATGAAAAAAGCAAATCAAGAGTTAAGAAATGAGATGTCAGCTAAAAGCCCTTTATTAAAAGAGGTATTAGATTCACAAGATGCTTATATGAAAAAAGCTAGAGAGTGGACTAAAATGTCTGATTACTTATACTTAAAAGATAATTTATAA
- a CDS encoding succinate dehydrogenase/fumarate reductase iron-sulfur subunit, translating to MKLKINRLSTATNDFKTFEFTVSQENLLKALEEIKTNDDPTLTYRCGCKSGVCGSCTVRVNGVEKLACRTNIKEGDLVEPLKNSRVIKDLVVDVSHETLLIKKTNIGIKESASKNISQADVLKIDTQSNCILCNACYSSCPVYEVNKEFLGPFALTKALRYENDLKSQDEEIINSVQANGIWDCTLCSACTFVCPQGIDPKMDIMQLQNISSQKGYTNPYMNNFDNSMGFDSFDSNDFGFNPNGGF from the coding sequence ATGAAATTAAAAATTAATAGACTCAGCACAGCTACTAATGATTTCAAAACTTTTGAATTTACAGTATCACAAGAAAATCTTTTAAAAGCCCTAGAAGAAATAAAAACAAATGATGATCCAACTTTAACATATAGATGTGGTTGTAAAAGTGGTGTTTGTGGTTCATGTACAGTAAGAGTAAATGGAGTAGAAAAACTTGCTTGTAGAACAAATATAAAGGAGGGTGATTTAGTAGAACCTCTTAAAAATTCAAGAGTTATAAAAGATTTAGTTGTAGATGTTTCACATGAAACATTGCTAATCAAAAAAACAAATATAGGAATAAAAGAGTCAGCTTCTAAAAATATATCTCAAGCAGATGTACTAAAAATAGATACACAAAGTAATTGTATTTTATGTAATGCCTGCTATAGTTCTTGTCCTGTGTATGAGGTAAATAAAGAGTTCTTAGGGCCATTTGCATTAACTAAAGCACTTAGATATGAAAATGATTTAAAATCACAAGATGAAGAGATTATAAATAGTGTTCAGGCAAATGGTATTTGGGATTGTACTTTATGTAGTGCCTGTACTTTTGTATGTCCTCAAGGAATTGATCCTAAAATGGATATTATGCAATTACAAAATATATCTTCACAAAAAGGTTATACTAATCCTTATATGAATAATTTTGACAATAGTATGGGATTTGATAGTTTTGATAGTAATGATTTTGGATTTAATCCAAATGGAGGTTTTTAA